One Natronolimnobius sp. AArcel1 genomic region harbors:
- a CDS encoding HalOD1 output domain-containing protein has translation MEYHIQSGESASAAVVGALATYTDQPPEEIGPLYDSIEPDALNSLVSHHGEVTIRFRCENTTVEVRSDRICLSTPDDFVSESVPE, from the coding sequence ATGGAGTACCACATTCAAAGCGGTGAGTCCGCAAGTGCCGCCGTAGTCGGTGCGCTGGCGACCTACACGGACCAGCCCCCTGAAGAGATTGGCCCGCTGTACGATTCCATCGAGCCGGACGCACTCAACTCCCTCGTCAGCCACCATGGCGAGGTTACTATCCGCTTCAGATGCGAGAATACCACCGTCGAGGTCCGGTCAGACCGCATCTGTCTCAGCACTCCGGACGATTTCGTCTCGGAATCAGTTCCGGAATAA